The sequence AACTCTATTGAGGATTATTCCGGGCTCCAGGACCACTCAGCTTTACCAAAGCTTTCTGCAGGAACACCCTTTTTATTTGATGGAAGCCATGGCCCGTATTAAAAACCATGGTGAAGGGATACTAATCCATATACCGGCTCATGATGGCCTGGGATTGAAAGAAACTTTGAAGCTACCGGCTCTTACCCTGCAAGCTGACCTGGGAGTTAGTACACGCCAAGCAATGCGACTTTTATATCCCAATTTGAATGATAACAGAACATATAGCGGAGTGTCTGCCATACTGAATTTTTTCGGAATAAAATCCGGCTCCAGCCTGCAGCTGATATCAAGCAATATACATAAAGAACAGGAACTTATAGATAATGGTTATAAAGTAGAAAGGCTAAGTGACGGATTAAACGGACATACTGAAAATCTAAATGTAGACGTTATTAAACAACAAATCAAACAGCGTATTGGACTGTCGGACGAACAAATAGATGAAAGGGTGGAAGAGGCGAAAATCATGATGCGTCAGGAAGGTGAATTAATCTCAGTAATTCATCACGATAAACAAGTGGAACAACTGGTAACCAGAACTGCACTGGGTAAAATCCAAACCCCTTTTGGGGAATTCTGGCAATTTACTTTCATGGTTAATGATTTATGGCAGGATTATAGTGTTCTGGTAAAAACAAAAGATAATCAGTTATCGGGAAAATTAAAACCTGTCTTTTATAACCCCGTGGAAATTATGCTGCGTATAGATTCCGGATGTAAATCAGGCCAACTTTTTCACGACCTGCACTGCGACTGCGGTCAACAACTGCAAAAATCAATGGAAACAATCGCCACCCACGGTGAAGGTGTAATTATCCATATCCCCAATCAGGATGGCAGAGGAGTAGGCGAAAAATATAAATTAGCCTCCTTGTTTCTTGAAGATAATCTACATATTAATAATCTGGAAGCCACATCATTATTGAACCCGCCCAGCCTTGATGCCAGAACGTACGGCGGGGTTTCGGCGATTTTGAAATTCCTAGGTATAATGCCGGGAATAAAACTAAAATCCTTATCAAATAATCCTTTAAAAAAAGATAGTCTGCAAAAAAATGGTTTTATTGTGCAGACTGAACATATAGAAATAGAAGCCAATCGCTTTACCTTGGCAAATTTAACAGCGAAAAAAGAGATATTAGGCCATCAAATAAATCCAAAAGGAGATTAAAATGCATAAAAAAACCATAGCGATAAATCAGGTGCCAATACCAGAAGGAGGAAATTTCAGGCACGATACACCGACACAAATAATAGGTATGTTGAATATGCCCACGAACATCATTTTTCAAGGCCAACCGGACTGGTTAAATCATCTGGGCATTCCAGGTATGACTGCTAATGACTGGAAAACAGTTCAAAATATCCGCTCAATCTATAATGAATTATTAAATGAAAAATCTCCGTCAGATGTGGATTTCCAGACTTTTGATCAGGATTTTAACGGTATTCTGGCTTTCAAAAAGCTGGAGAGACTGGAATACAGGATACAAAAACTTAGTTTTTACAAATGGCTGGAAGACAGAATGCTGATGGAAGCCGCAGCCTACTTAAAGCATGGCGTCAACATCATGCAATTTGAAAACATCGCGGCGCCATATCAATTCAGAAATAATGTGCTGATTGAAGATAGATTGCTGATGCATACTTTAATAAACTCCTATCGAAAAGAATATCCCGCGGTACCGACCGGAATACAAATACTTTGTTTTGCGGAAAACATTGCTCTGGAATTGGCTATACGCCACAAACTGTTTTATGTTCGCGGCGAATCTTTACTATTCACCGGGCACAGACCGGAAGGTGATACGCCGAATAGCGGAAATCAGGCAAAATTTTATTACATACGCAACCTGTTCAACGGACTTCAGGAAAAACCCAATATTTATCCGAAACTGTATGTAGACTTGTTAAAAAAACATACTTCCTTCCCTCAGGAATTACAGGATTTACAGCTGTGGCTGGACCAGGTGGAATTTACCAAACTGGAAGGTATTATCATCACCGGCTCGGAAACAGGACAGCCGGTTAATGAAAAAGATCTGGAGCAGGCCAGAAAACATCTGAACAAAGTTTATGAGAAAACCAATCAGCGCGTGCCGGGCAAAGGCATCAGCGTTCCCTTAATAACAGGCTCTGGTGCTAATAATGATAACATAGCCATGTATACAAAATTCGCCAACGCCATTATTGTCGGTTCCTATCATAAACAGTTCGGTTATTGGGAATTTGCCATAGATGAAAACCGTCTGGCCAAATTTATGAATGCTTTCCGCCAGTCATTAAAATAATATGTATACTAAAACCATTGCCTTGAATAGTAACTTTCCTGAATTCAAGGTCACGGGTTCAAACTATCTGAATAGCAAAACCATGATCAAGACGGCGCTGGTCAGCTGGCCGCTGGTCAGTTCGGCACTGCAACTTGGTACAATAGGCTGTTTTCAGTCTCATTTTTTTGAAACCCCCGGCCTGAACGGCTTTATTCAGGAATTGGGAGCTCATTCAGCTATTTTAAGTGTTCTGGCAGTGCAGGGCATAGGTTCATTTTTGATTGCAGATAAGTACGCGCAGACATTAAACAATAACGATGAAAATATCAGCTTGAGCAAAGGCCGAATCGCCTATAACACCGTTAAAGGGACCCTGGCTTTCTGGAATATTCTGTTTTTACCACCGTTAATAAATATGATCCCTTATATAAAGGATGTAATAGCCTGCATACCTACCTTTATGAAATTCAATTTTTATTACTTTTTATACGCTCCGGTCTGGGGCTTAATCTGTGTAGCTTTAGAAAAAGCCTGTAAAACTACTGCTCAGCCTTTTCTGGCACGATGGGAAAAAAACACCAGGGACATTCTCTTATTTAATAACAGTTTTTTAAAACTGCCTTCGCAGTTGCTAAAGTTAATCCGGGCTAATAAACATTCTTCTGCAGAACAAATCAGTACCGGTATAACAAAAAAAATAGTAAGTGATATGGCGAAAGATGTTTTTGTTACCTTTACCTACGCCAATATTTTGCTGTCAATGCTCTGGGAATATGGCGCGATATGGCTGATACCAATTATTGTCTGTTTTTTGAATACTGCTCTCGGTGTGGCCAGTAACAGAGAAAAATCAAATGAATAAAAAAATTATAGCTTTCAGCTCTGTATGGTGGTCTGGGAAAAACTATATCGGCATTTCCGCGATCAGCATAAATGATGTTGATAGTTGTGTTCGAACAATTCAGAAGCATACACAATCAACTCAATATCTATATGACAGATATGTTGTCCTGGCAGGTCTGGCGGTTTATAAGTCAGCGGAGAACAAACCTCTGCTAACCGGTAGTAATATGCCTAAACTTTCCAGATATTCCAATTTTATAGAGGCTGAAAACGTTTTAACAACTTTAAAAAGGGGTGGGGTATTAACCGCAGTACATTTCAGTGGGAAGCAAGGATATAAGGAAGCTTTTAAATATTTAGAACCTTTTTCAGAACTTATAAATGCCATACAGATTAACGATATGCCTGAAGATTCAGATATTTTATCCTTAGCGGCAAAAAATTTCCCTCGGGCAATGTGTATTTACGCTATTAATAACGGTATGTTATCAAAAGACAATATTTTTCAGATTATCAGTCATAAAGAAATGTTGATAGACGGTTTGTTGCTTGATGCCAGTGGTGGCAAAGGTACATCTTTACACTCAAATACCGCTGAACTCATAAAAAGTATCCAAAAATTTTATCCGAACTTACATCTGGTGATTGCCGGCGGACTGGGTGGGAATAATATCTGCAATATTCTCCAACAATTTAATTCTTTGCAGAATGGTCTTCATGTCAGCACCGACGCTGAAAGCCTGCTTAGAAAAGTTAATCCCCAAACAAATCAGGAAGAAATAGATCAGGAATTACTTGGCAGTTATTTGAATGAAGCTCGCAGAGCTCTGGTTTAATAATATTTCCTAGAACCTGCTATTTGTTGAGAAAAAATCTAATTAGATTCGATAATTTATATAGGTTATAAAAGGGGAAATCTGTGATTAAAAATAAAATACTGGCAATAACTGATAATACGACCGGTAATATCAAAAAATTATTGAGCAGCCTAAAAGATATTACTGCGCAGCAAAATAGTATAAAGAAAGAATTACTCGTACTACGGCACCATCATTACAAAGCAAATCACGGATCATCGATCTTGTTTCCAATACTAATGTCACCGGTTTCCACACTGGATACCAAATACGGTCCCTTTTTCTGGAGAACTTTTCTGGATCCCATTACCAATGACGAATTCATGGCTGTGTATCTGGGAAAAAACCTGGATGCGGTAGGCAGATTTATTAAAGGAGAAAATATTCCTGTCCGCCCCCATAGCGCCTGTCTGACAGGTGACGTTTTTCACTCGCTTTGGTGTGAGTGCGGCCCTCAGAAAGATGAAGCTCTGGAAATAATTGTGCGAGAACATCAGGGAGTACTTATCTATCTACCTCAGGAAGGACGCGGAATAGGGCTGTATAAAAAAGGGATAGCCTACTGGCTTCAGCGAAACAGAGGGTTAGACACTATCGAAGCTGATAGACGACTTGGATTTTCCAAAGATTTAAGGCATTATGAAGTAGCCGCCCAAATACTATATAAACTGGGAATAAAAAACATCCGGATCATTTCCAACAGCGCTGATAAAGCCCGCAAACTGGCTAAATATGGAATTTCCGTTACCGATCATATACCGCTGGTAAGTGAATTAGGGCCCGGTAACTTCCAATATTTACTGGCCAGGGCTTTGAAATCCGATTATTTGATATTTAAAAATCTGCGCAGGTTCCAAATCGCCCATATTCAAA is a genomic window of Candidatus Margulisiibacteriota bacterium containing:
- a CDS encoding BtpA/SgcQ family protein, translating into MHKKTIAINQVPIPEGGNFRHDTPTQIIGMLNMPTNIIFQGQPDWLNHLGIPGMTANDWKTVQNIRSIYNELLNEKSPSDVDFQTFDQDFNGILAFKKLERLEYRIQKLSFYKWLEDRMLMEAAAYLKHGVNIMQFENIAAPYQFRNNVLIEDRLLMHTLINSYRKEYPAVPTGIQILCFAENIALELAIRHKLFYVRGESLLFTGHRPEGDTPNSGNQAKFYYIRNLFNGLQEKPNIYPKLYVDLLKKHTSFPQELQDLQLWLDQVEFTKLEGIIITGSETGQPVNEKDLEQARKHLNKVYEKTNQRVPGKGISVPLITGSGANNDNIAMYTKFANAIIVGSYHKQFGYWEFAIDENRLAKFMNAFRQSLK
- a CDS encoding GTP cyclohydrolase II, whose protein sequence is MIKNKILAITDNTTGNIKKLLSSLKDITAQQNSIKKELLVLRHHHYKANHGSSILFPILMSPVSTLDTKYGPFFWRTFLDPITNDEFMAVYLGKNLDAVGRFIKGENIPVRPHSACLTGDVFHSLWCECGPQKDEALEIIVREHQGVLIYLPQEGRGIGLYKKGIAYWLQRNRGLDTIEADRRLGFSKDLRHYEVAAQILYKLGIKNIRIISNSADKARKLAKYGISVTDHIPLVSELGPGNFQYLLARALKSDYLIFKNLRRFQIAHIQNEVIKNLNDFQRKLIIDLLGENNIGDNIDPKLIEVFKTEKLME